The Erigeron canadensis isolate Cc75 chromosome 4, C_canadensis_v1, whole genome shotgun sequence genome window below encodes:
- the LOC122596041 gene encoding carboxyl-terminal-processing peptidase 1, chloroplastic isoform X2, which produces MARYDMSGIGINLREIPDESGEVKLKVLGLILDGPAYKAGVRQGDELLSVNGVDVKGKSGFEALSLLQGPSDTSVKIMVKHGNCGPEQSLQVQRQLVAKTPVFYRLEQINNGNTSVGYVRLKEFNALARKDLVTAMKRLQDMGASFFVLDLRDNLGGLVQEGIEIAKLFLNEGNTVIYTAGREPQNVKSIVAENVPLITSPLIVLVNKNTASASEIVATALHDNCRAILVGEKTYGKGLIQSVFELDDGSGVVVTVGKYVTPNHLDINGNGVDPDYKKFPAWNEVVERLSKCQKQHG; this is translated from the exons ATGGCAAGGTATGACATGTCTGGAATTGGAATTAACCTTCGGGAAATTCCCGATGAAAGTGGTGAAGTAAAACTGAAGGTTTTAGGTCTCATTTTGGATGGGCCCGCATATAAAGCCGGAGTCAGACAG GGAGATGAACTATTATCTGTAAATGGAGTAGATGTGAAGGGGAAATCGGGCTTTGAAGCTTTGTCATTATTACAAGGGCCCAGTGACACATCTGTGAAGATCATG GTTAAGCATGGAAATTGTGGTCCCGAACAGTCTCTCCAGGTACAGAGACAACTTGTTGCTAAGACGCCCGTTTTTTATCGGTTGGAACAAATAAATAATGGAAATACTTCTGTTGGATATGTCCGTCTAAAAGAGTTCAATGCACTTGCTAGAAAAGATTTGGTCACAG CAATGAAGAGACTTCAAGACATGGGTGCCTCATTCTTTGTTCTTGATCTTAGAGATAATCTTGGTGGATTAGTTCAGGAGGGTATTGAAATTGCCaaactatttttaaatgaaGGGAATACA GTGATATATACTGCTGGAAGGGAACCTCAGAACGTAAAAAGTATAGTAGCAGAAAATGTGCCTCTTATTACATCTCCACTTATT GTTTTGGTAAACAAAAATACTGCTAGTGCAAGTGAAATA GTTGCAACTGCACTTCATGACAATTGTAGGGCTATTCTTGTTGGTGAAAAAACTTATGGAAAG GGTCTTATTCAATCGGTATTTGAACTTGATGATGGGTCTGGTGTGGTGGTCACTGTTGGGAAATATGTCACACCAAATCACTTGGATATAAATGGGAATGGAGTAGATCCTGATTATAAAAAATTTCCAG CGTGGAATGAGGTGGTTGAACGCTTATCCAAGTGCCAAAAGCAACATGGGTGA
- the LOC122596261 gene encoding guanylate-binding protein 3-like, protein MRFFSKSSSDDTSASSPSSSTVTDGGPARPIRLVYCDEKGKFHMDPEAVSVLQLVKSPVGVVSVCGRARQGKSFILNQLLGRSSGFQVASTHRPCTKGLWLWSTPIKRTALDGTEYNLLLLDSEGIDAYDQTGTYSTQIFSLAVLLSSMFIYNQMGGIDEAALDRLSLVTEMTKHIRVRASGGKASATELGQFSPIFVWLLRDFYLDLTEDNRKITPRDYLEIALRPVQGDVRDVAAKNEIRESIRALFPDRDCFTLVRPLSNENELQRLDQISLDKMRPEFKSGLDALTKFVFERTKPKQVGATVMTGPIFSRITQSFLDALNNGAVPTITSSWQNVEEAECERAYEAATELYVSIFDRTTPPEEAAMREAHEEAVQKAVATFNAIAVGAGSARQKYEKRFHGFLRKAFEDYKKNAFREAYLQCSNAIQSMEKELRTTCQAPSTKFDDVLKVLDRLLSKYEATSHGPEKWQKVTLFLRQSLEGPILDFVKKQIDHIASEKNSLHQKCRLIEDKMELLSKQLDASEKYKSDYLKRYEDAINDKNKLTRDYMNRITNLQKNSSSLDERCSSLSKTIETTKHESLEWKRKYEVSLSKQKAMEDQAGSEVANLKARNSTAEARLAAAQEQIMSAQEEAEEWKRKFDIAVRETKSALEKAAAVQDRSNKQTQQREDVIRAEFAGTLADKEAELKDRAAKLEHAEQCVTTLNLQLKTAESKIKHYDSDISLLKNQIKELGERLESANSKAQSYEREARMLEQDKLHLEQKYRSEFERFEEVQERCRNAEKETKRATQLADTARAEAVTAQKEKSEIQRLAGERSTEIARAERRIENLERQTKDLAHELETFRVAEMEAVSKVKLLESRVGEREKEIETLLESNNKQRANTVQVLESLLENERLARAEASNRAEALSVQLQATQGKLDSLQQQMTTVRLNESALDGKLRTASHGKRVRVEEMGTDSVQDMDVDGRRTRLSKRTRNSMSPLGVVPTEDGSEFRDDEDNSQSEQVNTEDYTKFKVKKLKEELTKRGFGDELLQLKNPTKKDLLALYEKCILQ, encoded by the exons atGCGTTTTTTCTCCAAATCATCTTCCGATGACACGTCAGCATCATCGCCATCATCATCCACCGTAACCGACGGTGGTCCAGCTAGACCTATCCGTCTAGTATACTGTGATGAAAAAGGAAAGTTTCATATGGATCCTGAAGCCGTTTCGGTACTTCAGCTCGTTAAGTCGCCAGTCGGCGTCGTTTCGGTGTGCGGCCGTGCTCGCCAAGGCAAGAGTTTTATTCTAAATCAG CTTCTTGGAAGGAGTAGTGGATTTCAGGTGGCATCGACTCATCGTCCATGTACAAAAGGGCTCTGGCTGTGGAGCACTCCTATAAAGAGAACGGCTCTTGATGGAACCGAATACAACCTTTTGCTATTAGATAGCGAAGGAATAGATGCTTATGATCAAACG GGTACATACAGCACACAAATCTTCTCCCTAGCTGTCCTTTTATCAAGCATGTTCATATATAACCAG ATGGGAGGTATTGATGAGGCTGCACTTGATCGCCTGTCTCTTGTAACTGAAATGACTAAGCATATTCGCGTAAGAGCCTCTGGAGGAAAGGCCTCGGCTACTGAGCTTGGCCAGTTCTCCCCGATTTTTGTCTGGCTTCTAAGG GACTTTTATTTGGACTTAACCGAGGATAATAGGAAGATAACACCTCGTGACTACCTGGAGATTGCTTTGAGGCCTGTTCAAGGTGATGTAAGAGACGTTGCTGCCAAGAACGAG ATTCGAGAATCCATTCGAGCTCTTTTCCCGGATAGAGATTGTTTCACTCTTGTTAGACCTTTAAGCAACGAGAACGAGCTTCAGAGACTTGACCAGATTTCG TTGGACAAAATGAGGCCAGAGTTTAAATCCGGACTGGATGCTTTAACTAAGTTTGTGTTTGAGAGGACTAAGCCAAAGCAAGTTGGGGCCACAGTTATGACTGGACCCATCTTTTCCCGTATCACACAGTCCTTTTTAGATGCTCTTAATAATGGCGCAGTGCCCACAATTACCTCTTCATGGCAG AATGTTGAAGAAGCAGAGTGTGAAAGGGCATATGAAGCAGCTACAGAACTCTATGTGTCCATCTTTGACCGAACAACGCCTCCCGAGGAA GCTGCCATGCGGGAAGCACATGAAGAGGCTGTTCAGAAGGCGGTGGCTACTTTTAATGCTATTGCTGTGGGTGCTGGTTCTGCTAGGCAAAAATATGAAAAGCGTTTTCATGGATTTTTAAGAAAGGCTTTTGAG gattataaaaaaaatgcctTTAGGGAGGCTTACTTGCAATGCTCAAATGCCATACAGAGCATGGAAAAGGAATTAAGAACAACTTGTCAGGCTCCTTCCACAAAATTTGATGATGTTCTTAAG GTTCTTGATCGGCTTTTATCAAAGTATGAAGCAACCTCACATGGTCCAGAGAAGTGGCAGAAAGTAACTTTGTTCTTACGCCAGAG TTTGGAAGGTCCAATCCTTGATTTTGTCAAGAAACAAATTGATCATATTGCGTCAGAAAAGAATTCGCTCCACCAAAAGTGCCGCTTGATTGAAGATAAAATGGAATTGCTTAGCAAACAGTTAGATGCCAGCGAGAAGTACAAATCTGATTACTTGAAACGCTACGAGGATGCTATCAATGACAAAAACAAACTCACACGAGATTATATGAACAGAATAACAAACCTTCAGAAAAACTCGAGCTCATTGGATGAAAGATGTTCCAGTCTGTCAAAGACAATCGAAACTACTAAACATGAATCATTGGAATGGAAAAGAAAATATGAAGTTTCCTTATCTAAGCAGAAGGCAATGGAAGACCAGGCTGGCTCGGAAGTAGCAAATCTGAAGGCAAGAAACAGTACTGCAGAGGCTAGGTTAGCTGCTGCGCAAGAACAAATCATGTCTGCTCAAGAGGAGGCAGAGGAATGGAAACGGAAATTCGATATTGCTGTTAGAGAAACAAAGAGTGCACTTGAAAAGGCTGCTGCTGTACAAGACCGTTCAAATAAACAAACACAACAGCGAGAAGATGTTATTAGAGCAGAATTTGCTGGTACATTGGCTGATAAG GAAGCTGAATTAAAAGATCGGGCAGCAAAGCTTGAACATGCTGAGCAATGTGTAACCACATTGAACTTGCAACTGAAG ACCGCAGAGTCAAAGATAAAGCATTACGATTCGGATATTTCTTTATTGAAAAACCAAATCAAGGAGCTGGGGGAAAGGTTGGAAAGTGCAAACTCCAAAGCTCAATCTTATGAAAGAGAAGCAAGGATGCTGGAGCAAGATAAACTTCATTTAGAGCAGAAATATCGATCTGAGTTTGAGCGGTTTGAGGAAGTGCAAGAAAGATGTAGAAATGCGGAAAAGGAAACCAAAAGAGCAACTCAGTTGGCCGATACTGCCCGAGCAGAAGCAGTCACTGCCCAAAAAGAGAAAAGTGAGATCCAAAGGTTAGCAGGAGAACGATCAACTGAAATTGCCCGTGCAGAGAGGCGTATCGAGAATCTTGAAAGACAAACAAAAGACCTGGCTCATGAGTTGGAAACATTCCGGGTTGCTGAAATGGAAGCTGTATCTAAAGTTAAATTGCTAGAGTCGAGGGTCGGTGAAAGGGAGAAAGAGATCGAGACATTACTAGAATCAAACAACAAACAGCGGGCTAATACTGTACAAGTCCTTGAAAGCCTATTAGAGAATGAGCGGCTGGCCCGAGCAGAAGCTAGTAACCGGGCTGAAGCGCTTTCGGTTCAGCTGCAAGCTACCCAAGGGAAGCTTGACTCGCTCCAGCAGCAAATGACTACAGTCCGCCTTAATGAATCTGCATTGGATGGTAAGCTCAGAACGGCTTCTCATGGGAAACGGGTTAGGGTTGAAGAAATGGGCACAGATTCTGTTCAAGACATGGATGTTGATGGAAGAAGAACAAGACTAAGCAAGAGGACTAGGAACTCAATGAGCCCGTTAGGGGTTGTTCCTACAGAAGACGGTTCTGAGTTTAGAGATGATGAAGACAACAGCCAGAGTGAACAAGTCAACACTGAAGATTATACAAAGTTCAAAGTTAAGAAACTCAAGGAAGAACTCACCAAACGCGGGTTTGGTGACGAGCTGCTTCAATTGAAGAATCCCACCAAGAAAGACCTTTTGGCTCTTTACGAAAAATGTATTCTTCAGTAG
- the LOC122595856 gene encoding uncharacterized protein LOC122595856 isoform X1, which yields MPSLKMKTKSSGEIKGLHVCQKSSKISKNSFFCSRNVQHEAELDTFTPNNQDDSSRDISINQDINREINCCEMVDEIVQAQKHQLSSSDVGIDCLKDHTTNCSSTIETIFSPILESIDNEPNIFDYGGKQWRESDIVLPSHGDNDVDDNSRNSFHCNASDFFISDMIVSSSCNAISGATSLLDYERDESSIFSGDEYMLLPFVEDSMENNSHYEDSSIYMAIHQLKSGNQESDITLYPDLDSAECLDPQMFIRNFLDLSETSTSSGSSMSPRESRETKSVTLVLDLDETLIHSSLQYCDDADFTFPVFSSLKEHTVYVKKRPYLMAFLESVSEMFHIVIFTASQSIYAKKLLDILDPDGKIISHRAYRDSCIYADGSYTKDLTVLGVDLAKVVIIDNSPQVFRLQVNNGIPIESWFDDPSDRALISLLPFLESLVDAVDVRPIIAKRFGYTKISNGSVVTCGFHRSQRSLYALTCPVLLLLSYEIGEVYDSFVIYSPLYIYRAEICISVHQGVVELYHPIYVSVDYMSSIQFMLLDGNVLMVTGLKWLSSFEVCLCVDMDL from the exons ATGCCTTCTCTAAAGATGAAGACGAAGTCATCGGGAGAAATTAAGGGTCTTCATGTGTGTCAAAAATCAAGCAAGATATCCAAGAACTCTTTCTTTTGCTCGAGAAATGTTCAACATGAAGCCGAACTTGACACATTTACTCCTAACAATCAGGATG ATTCTTCCCGCGATATATCAATTAATCAGGATATAAATAGGGAAATCAATTGTTGTGAAATGGTGGATGAAATTGTTCAAGCTCAAAAGCATCAATTATCTTCAAGCGATGTTGGCATTGATTGTTTGAAG GATCATACAACGAACTGCTCCTCAACCATAGAAACAATTTTCTCACCTATTTTGGAGTCCATTGACAATGAACCAAATATCTTTGATTATGGAGGTAAACAATGGAGGGAAAGTGATATTGTTTTGCCATCACACGGAGATAATGACGTTGATGATAATAGTAGAAACTCCTTTCATTGTAACGCGTCAGATTTTTTCATATCAGACATGATTGTTTCTAGTTCGTGTAACGCCATTTCAGGAGCTACAAGTTTACTTGATTATGAACGTGACGAATCAAGCATATTCTCTGGTGATGAATATATGTTACTTCCTTTTGTTGAAGATAGCATGGAGAACAACAGTCATTATGAAGATTCAAGCATATATATGGCGATCCATCAATTAAAATCCGGCAATCAGGAATCTGATATCACTTTATATCCAGATTTGGATTCAGCTGAGTGCTTGGATCCACAAATGTTCATCAGGAATTTTTTAGACCTTTCAGAAACATCTACAAGTTCCGGTTCCTCCATGTCACCCCGGGAATCACGGGAAACGAAATCTGTAACATTAGTACTTGATCTAGATG AAACACTGATCCACTCTTCACTCCAATATTGCGACGATGCAGACTTCACTTTTCCTGTATTTTCTAGTTTGAAAGAGCATACTGTGTATGTGAAGAAGAGACCTTACTTAATGGCATTTCTGGAAAGTGTCTCAGAAATGTTTCATATTGTCATATTCACAGCCAGTCAAAGCATTTACGCTAAGAAACTTTTGGATATACTGGATCCCGATGGAAAAATCATCTCTCATCGAGCTTATAGAGACTCGTGTATATATGCAGATGGTAGTTATACCAAAGATCTAACAGTGTTAGGGGTTGATCTAGCCAAAGTTGTCATAATTGACAATTCTCCACAG GTTTTCAGATTGCAAGTGAATAATGGGATTCCAATTGAGAGTTGGTTTGATGATCCTTCAGATCGTGCACTAATTTCATTACTTCCATTTTTGGAGAGCCTGGTTGATGCTGTAGATGTCCGTCCAATTATTGCTAAGAGATTCG GTTATACGAAGATCTCTAATGGATCTGTAGTCACTTGCGGTTTTCATAG ATCGCAAAGATCCCTCTATGCCCTGACTTGCCCTGTGTTGCTTCTATTATCGTACGAAATTGGGGAAGTATATGACAGTTTTGTAATATATTCACCTTTATACATTTATAGAGCAGAGATATGTATAAGTGTACATCAAGGTGTAGTTGAATTATATCATCCGATTTATGTATCTGTTGATTACATGAGTAGTATTCAGTTCATGTTACTAGATGGTAATGTATTGATGGTCACAGGTTTAAAATGGCTCTCCTCTTTTGAGGTTTGCCTATGTGTTGACATGGACTTGTAG
- the LOC122595856 gene encoding uncharacterized protein LOC122595856 isoform X2, whose protein sequence is MPSLKMKTKSSGEIKGLHVCQKSSKISKNSFFCSRNVQHEAELDTFTPNNQDDSSRDISINQDINREINCCEMVDEIVQAQKHQLSSSDVGIDCLKDHTTNCSSTIETIFSPILESIDNEPNIFDYGGATSLLDYERDESSIFSGDEYMLLPFVEDSMENNSHYEDSSIYMAIHQLKSGNQESDITLYPDLDSAECLDPQMFIRNFLDLSETSTSSGSSMSPRESRETKSVTLVLDLDETLIHSSLQYCDDADFTFPVFSSLKEHTVYVKKRPYLMAFLESVSEMFHIVIFTASQSIYAKKLLDILDPDGKIISHRAYRDSCIYADGSYTKDLTVLGVDLAKVVIIDNSPQVFRLQVNNGIPIESWFDDPSDRALISLLPFLESLVDAVDVRPIIAKRFGYTKISNGSVVTCGFHRSQRSLYALTCPVLLLLSYEIGEVYDSFVIYSPLYIYRAEICISVHQGVVELYHPIYVSVDYMSSIQFMLLDGNVLMVTGLKWLSSFEVCLCVDMDL, encoded by the exons ATGCCTTCTCTAAAGATGAAGACGAAGTCATCGGGAGAAATTAAGGGTCTTCATGTGTGTCAAAAATCAAGCAAGATATCCAAGAACTCTTTCTTTTGCTCGAGAAATGTTCAACATGAAGCCGAACTTGACACATTTACTCCTAACAATCAGGATG ATTCTTCCCGCGATATATCAATTAATCAGGATATAAATAGGGAAATCAATTGTTGTGAAATGGTGGATGAAATTGTTCAAGCTCAAAAGCATCAATTATCTTCAAGCGATGTTGGCATTGATTGTTTGAAG GATCATACAACGAACTGCTCCTCAACCATAGAAACAATTTTCTCACCTATTTTGGAGTCCATTGACAATGAACCAAATATCTTTGATTATGGAG GAGCTACAAGTTTACTTGATTATGAACGTGACGAATCAAGCATATTCTCTGGTGATGAATATATGTTACTTCCTTTTGTTGAAGATAGCATGGAGAACAACAGTCATTATGAAGATTCAAGCATATATATGGCGATCCATCAATTAAAATCCGGCAATCAGGAATCTGATATCACTTTATATCCAGATTTGGATTCAGCTGAGTGCTTGGATCCACAAATGTTCATCAGGAATTTTTTAGACCTTTCAGAAACATCTACAAGTTCCGGTTCCTCCATGTCACCCCGGGAATCACGGGAAACGAAATCTGTAACATTAGTACTTGATCTAGATG AAACACTGATCCACTCTTCACTCCAATATTGCGACGATGCAGACTTCACTTTTCCTGTATTTTCTAGTTTGAAAGAGCATACTGTGTATGTGAAGAAGAGACCTTACTTAATGGCATTTCTGGAAAGTGTCTCAGAAATGTTTCATATTGTCATATTCACAGCCAGTCAAAGCATTTACGCTAAGAAACTTTTGGATATACTGGATCCCGATGGAAAAATCATCTCTCATCGAGCTTATAGAGACTCGTGTATATATGCAGATGGTAGTTATACCAAAGATCTAACAGTGTTAGGGGTTGATCTAGCCAAAGTTGTCATAATTGACAATTCTCCACAG GTTTTCAGATTGCAAGTGAATAATGGGATTCCAATTGAGAGTTGGTTTGATGATCCTTCAGATCGTGCACTAATTTCATTACTTCCATTTTTGGAGAGCCTGGTTGATGCTGTAGATGTCCGTCCAATTATTGCTAAGAGATTCG GTTATACGAAGATCTCTAATGGATCTGTAGTCACTTGCGGTTTTCATAG ATCGCAAAGATCCCTCTATGCCCTGACTTGCCCTGTGTTGCTTCTATTATCGTACGAAATTGGGGAAGTATATGACAGTTTTGTAATATATTCACCTTTATACATTTATAGAGCAGAGATATGTATAAGTGTACATCAAGGTGTAGTTGAATTATATCATCCGATTTATGTATCTGTTGATTACATGAGTAGTATTCAGTTCATGTTACTAGATGGTAATGTATTGATGGTCACAGGTTTAAAATGGCTCTCCTCTTTTGAGGTTTGCCTATGTGTTGACATGGACTTGTAG
- the LOC122595449 gene encoding protein MEI2-like 2 — protein MNFSKAVESGARGMLSGSDATLFSSSLPVLPHEKLTKNNTQNGHYQSTNGNDLLKDIEKHALGSLLPDEDDLLAGAMDGFGLNMFPNRVEESEDFDLFGSGGGMELESDMIDNLSMGLSKISFGDGIVANGGAFNLTNGSGSIVGEHPYGEHPSRTLFVRNINSNVEDSELSTLFEQYGDIRTLYTACKHRGFVMISYYDIRAARIAMRALQNKPLRRRKLDIHYSIPKDNPSDKDINQGTLVVFNLDPSVSCEDLLQIFGAYGEVKEIRETPHKRHHKFIEYYDVRAAEAALRSLNRSDIAGKRIKLEPSRPGGARRNLMLQLSQDVDQDDTRSLRLQVGPSIANSPPGVWSQFGSPIEHNPLHSLGKSPVFTSMSPAMSSSLPGLASILQPQPARMAPISKDHGRTSHLDQIFSNGSSNNGSIFQQSHSLQDSKLNQLNGSMSTFGALSSTTSGFETLSGAQFLWGSPSRPSHGFPASSQSTTVVHPFTRQPGPFLGSSQHHHVGSAPSGIPFERHFGRHHESPGTLFTSPPNLGGLGMGPIDRGFLNSRGSVNNVPIPGNIMENSSPNFSNMSSPRMSPMFLGNGHYPGLGSINLENMMERGRTRRLDQNANQMDNKKQFQLDIDKISSGEDTRTTLMIKNIPNKYTSKMLLASIDEIHSGTYDFLYLPIDFKNKCNVGYAFINMLSPMHIIPFYQAFNGKRWEKFNSEKVASLAYARIQGKAALVTHFQNSSLMNEDKRCRPILFNSEGSEAVDQESLPSSSLNFQTRPYTGDPLTGPPDDDKS, from the exons ATGAATTTCTCAAAAGCTGTGGAAAGTGGAGCAAGGGGGATGTTATCTGGATCCGATGCCACTCTATTCTCAAGTTCGTTGCCGGTTCTGCCTCATGAGAAGT TGACTAAAAATAATACCCAAAATGGTCATTATCAATCTACGAATGGCAATGATTTACTTAAAGATATTGAAAAGCATGCACTTGGAAGCTTGTTACCTGATGAGGATGATCTTTTAGCTGGCGCGATGGATGGTTTTGGCCTAAATATGTTTCCTAACCGTGTGGAGGAGTCCGAAGATTTTGATCTTTTCGGAAGCGGTGGAGGAATGGAGCTGGAATCTGACATGATCGATAATTTGAGTATGGGCTTGTCCAAAATAAGTTTCGGTGATGGGATTGTTGCTAATGGCGGGGCTTTCAATCTTACAAATGGCTCGGGGAGCATCGTTGGAGAACATCCGTATGGAGAGCATCCTTCAAGAACTTTATTTGTGCGAAATATCAATAGTAATGTTGAGGATTCCGAACTGAGCACTCTATTTGAG CAATATGGTGATATTAGAACACTTTACACCGCATGTAAACACCGGGGCTTTGTCATGATATCTTATTATGATATCCGTGCTGCTCGAATTGCTATGCGTGCATTACAAAACAAGCCTCTACGGAGGAGAAAGTTGGATATTCACTACTCAATTCCAAAG GATAACCCATCTGACAAAGATATAAATCAAGGAACATTGGTTGTTTTCAATTTGGACCCTTCAGTTTCATGTGAAGACCTCCTCCAAATTTTTGGGGCATACGGCGAGGTTAAAGAG ATACGCGAGACACCACATAAAAGGCACCATAAGTTCATTGAGTACTATGATGTTAGAGCTGCAGAAGCAGCACTTAGGTCTCTCAACAGGAGTGACATAGCCGGGAAACGCATAAAGCTTGAACCTAGTCGTCCTGGTGGAGCTCGTCGAAA CCTAATGCTGCAACTAAGTCAAGACGTTGACCAAGATGATACTCGAAGTTTGAGACTCCAAGTGGGGCCCTCGATTGCTAACTCTCCTCCAG GTGTTTGGTCACAGTTTGGAAGTCCAATAGAACATAATCCTCTGCATAGTCTTGGCAAGTCACCGGTCTTCACGTCAATGAGCCCTGCAATGAGTAGCAGTTTACCTGGATTGGCTTCTATTTTGCAGCCTCAACCAGCAAGAATGGCACCAATCAGCAAAGATCATGGAAGAACAAGTCATCTTGACCAAATATTCTCAAATGGGAGTTCAAACAATGGATCAATCTTTCAACAGTCTCATTCGCTGCAAGATTCCAAATTGAATCAACTAAACGGGTCAATGTCCACTTTTGGTGCTCTGAGTTCAACCACTTCAGGATTCGAAACATTATCCGGTGCACAGTTTTTATGGGGAAGTCCAAGTAGACCCAGCCATGGCTTTCCAGCCAGTAGTCAATCAACAACTGTAGTTCATCCATTCACAAGGCAACCGGGACCGTTCCTTGGTTCTTCTCAACATCATCATGTTGGGTCTGCTCCATCCGGAATACCCTTCGAACGACACTTTGGTCGGCATCACGAGTCGCCTGGAACACTATTCACGAGTCCTCCAAATCTTGGTGGTCTGGGTATGGGTCCAATTGACAGAGGTTTCTTAAATTCTCGTGGGTCTGTGAACAATGTTCCCATTCCTGGAAACATTATGGAAAACAGTTCTCCGAATTTCAGCAACATGTCTTCTCCTAGGATGAGTCCTATGTTTCTAGGCAATGGCCACTACCCAGGACTAGGATCcattaatttagaaaatatGATGGAACGAGGCAGGACCCGTCGGCTTGACCAGAACGCCAATCAAATGGATAACAAGAAACAGTTTCAGCTTGATATTGATAAAATTAGCAGTGGGGAAGATACCCGAACAACTTTAATGATAAAAAACATCCCTAATAA GTATACTTCGAAGATGTTGCTAGCTTCCATTGATGAAATTCATAGTGGTACCTATGATTTTCTCTATCTGCCGATTGATTTCAAG AACAAATGCAATGTTGGGTATGCATTTATCAACATGCTATCCCCAATGCATATAATCCCCTTTTACCAG GCATTCAACGGAAAAAGGTGGGAGAAGTTCAATAGTGAGAAAGTAGCTTCGTTAGCATATGCTCGAATCCAAGGAAAGGCGGCACTCGTCACCCATTTTCAGAACTCTAGTTTGATGAATGAGGATAAGCGATGCCGGCCTATTCTTTTTAATTCCGAGGGCTCAGAAGCAGTGGATCAG GAATCTCTGCCATCTAGTAGCTTGAACTTCCAGACCCGTCCATACACGGGAGACCCATTGACTGGCCCTCCAGATGATGATAAAAGTTAA
- the LOC122598115 gene encoding membrane protein PM19L-like translates to MAANDMRSVASFLMILNFAMYVTLLGLGGWAMNRAIDHGFIIGSGFALPAHFSPIYFPMGNAATGFFVTFSLIAGVVGVASIIASIDNIRSWGSEGRPAAASAALVAWGLTLLSMGFAWKEIELEGRNAALRAMEAFSIILSVTQFLYTVVLFG, encoded by the exons ATGGCTGCTAACGATATGAGATCGGTTGCATCCTTCCTTATGATCCTCAATTTTGCTATGTATGTTACCCTTCTCGGGCTTGGTGGTTGGGCGATGAATCGAGCCATTGATCATGGTTTCATCATAG GTTCCGGGTTTGCGTTACCTGCACATTTCTCACCTATTTACTTTCCTATGGGAAACGCGGCTACTGGTTTCTTTGTGACTTTTTCATTGATCGCGGGTGTAGTGGGTGTTGCGTCTATCATTGCTAGTATTGATAATATTCGTTCTTGGGGTTCTGAGGGCCGGCCTGCAGCAGCTTCTGCTGCTCTAGTTGCATGGGGACTAACTCTGCTTTCCATGGg GTTTGCTTGGAAGGAAATCGAGCTTGAAGGCAGAAATGCAGCACTG AGAGCCATGGAGGCATTTTCTATCATCCTTTCGGTTACTCAATTCCTATATACAGTTGTTCTTTTTGGATGA